One window from the genome of Alnus glutinosa chromosome 13, dhAlnGlut1.1, whole genome shotgun sequence encodes:
- the LOC133854492 gene encoding uncharacterized protein LOC133854492: protein MLMQGDFDLNSVQICTRSLEEALKQTMLNQEVIFRKQVEELHRLYTVQKTLMENLAWREFHTYNSRKARTQSTLLPCANQTSFEALAKETIFPSILMVGQTESTSHVSLEGHLRQRPLDLQLPADQYIRHVDPELKLSLGSGEYYWSKGSAKRSGFHKEAHSCIHNVIDLEESIERVSNEDEKRAPSFSNADLKTHSGRENESEVSVLPDPIISSSVKKDLRDGIADNCSLVDDRKCCQGQNSFNKGFKNCDVGIPSTNLSTKMQETPPHVGLNKVQLDDSSCYANDLMVAHPSAASSAHVFIELVGRVQDTGASLLTWRNENNNCSNETSDMLHRDDAVISSLEPNNKSNRTEIWARTSKFDGMGGSEIGLSGVEAVRPPPGLCEDLGCISSDPKNANVGFMSELSNNFLYEPNHTCVGTRQMNFEKSEVVDILLSGSDQSQTTVLEGCGNISPASCKCHSNVHNGSNSVKTTQSGIEMGSLNLSAFDHFSGTNIVSDVAETLPGDQEQGSSDSSASKHECGSKKEESSEADVLIHRAAESLVHFSLEISSGNQNCSTKAMLTEMKNEKREQTQYSSDSFELISLNLKECSTDNYSESSKPLEVNDRETKDFSLKLRRGRRLKDFQKDILPGLASLSRHEIVEDINILEGVLRSREYRKIRARMADRQSWCAPVRSRRSTRNYVVRKRF, encoded by the exons ATGTTGATGCAAGGAGATTTTGATCTGAATTCAGTACAAATATGCACTCGGTCACTTGAAGAAGCTTTGAAGCAAACTATGCTCAACCAGGAGGTTATATTTAGGAAGCAG GTTGAGGAACTCCATCGGTTATATACGGTGCAGAAGACATTGATGGAGAATCTTGCATGGAGGGAGTTTCATACATACAATTCGAGGAAAGCAAGAACCCAATCAACGCTGTTACCTTGTGCAAATCAAACGAGCTTTGAAGCACTAGCAAAAGAAACAATTTTTCCCTCAATCCTCATG GTGGGCCAAACAGAATCTACAAGCCATGTGTCACTAGAAGGGCACCTTAGGCAGAGGCCTCTAGATCTTCAACTTCCTGCTGATCAGTATATTAGACATGTTG ATCCAGAGTTGAAACTCTCCCTGGGCAGTGGAGAATACTATTGGAGCAAGGGGAGTGCTAAGAGAAGTGGGTTCCATAAAGAAGCTCATTCCTGCATCCACAATGTTATTGATTTAGAAGAGTCAATTGAGAGGGTATCAAATGAGGATGAAAAACGTGCACCTTCTTTCAGCAATGCTGATCTGAAAACTCATTCTGGACGCGAGAATGAGTCAGAAGTGTCTGTCCTTCCTGATCCGATCATCTCAAGTAGTGTGAAGAAAGATTTACGGGATGGGATTGCAGACAATTGCTCTCTTGTAGATGACCGTAAATGCTGTCAAGGGCAGAACTCTTTCAATAAAG GATTTAAAAACTGCGATGTGGGTATTCCAAGTACTAATCTGTCCACCAAGATGCAAGAGACCCCGCCACATGTGGGCCTTAACAAAGTTCAACTTGATGACTCATCTTGTTATGCAAATGATCTTATGGTGGCACATCCTTCAGCAGCCAGCTCAGCACATGTTTTCATTGAACTAGTTGGCAGGGTTCAGGACACTGGTGCATCCCTCTTGACTTggagaaatgaaaataataactGCTCAAATGAAACCTCTGACATGCTTCACCGAGATGATGCAGTGATTTCTTCTTTAGAACCCAACAACAAAAGCAATAGAACAGAAATTTGGGCTAGAACTTCCAAGTTTGATGGTATGGGTGGAAGTGAAATAGGCCTTTCAGGTGTTGAGGCTGTCAGGCCCCCACCAGGCCTTTGTGAAGACCTGGGTTGCATTAGCAGTGACCCCAAGAATGCAAATGTTGGGTTCATGTCAGAactttcaaataattttttatatgaaccAAATCATACATGTGTAGGTACTAGACAGATGAACTTTGAGAAGAGCGAAGTGGTAGATATTTTACTTTCTGGTTCTGATCAAAGTCAAACTACGGTTCTAGAAGGATGTGGCAACATATCTCCTGCTTCATGCAAGTGCCACTCCAATGTTCATAATGGCTCCAACAGTGTAAAGACTACGCAATCTGGGATTGAAATGGGGAGTTTAAATCTCTCTGCTTTTGATCATTTCTCTGGAACCAATATAGTTTCTGATGTTGCCGAAACCTTACCAGGCGATCAGGAGCAAGGATCATCTGACAGCAGTGCATCAAAACATGAATGCGGCAGTAAGAAAGAAGAATCATCGGAAGCAGATGTGCTGATCCATAGGGCAGCTGAATCACTTGTGCATTTCTCCTTGGAGATCTCATCTGGTAATCAAAATTGTTCTACCAAAGCAATGCTAACTGAGATGAAAAACGAGAAGAGGGAGCAGACACAGTATTCTTCTGATTCTTTTGAGTTAATTTCTCTGAATCTAAAAGAATGCAGTACAGATAACTATTCTGAATCATCGAAGCCATTAGAAGTAAATGACAGAGAGACAAAGGATTTTTCTTTGAAGTTAAGAAGGGGCAGGAGATTGAAAGATTTTCAGAAGGACATCCTTCCTGGTCTGGCATCCCTTTCCAGACACGAAATTGTTGAGGATATCAACATTCTGGAGGGAGTTCTAAGATCGAGAGAGTACCGGAAGATCAGAGCAAGGATGGCTGACAGACAGAGCTGGTGTGCACCCGTGAGAAGTAGACGGTCAACACGCAATTATGTTGTGAGGAAaagattttaa